The following proteins come from a genomic window of Streptomyces sp. NBC_00539:
- a CDS encoding sirohydrochlorin chelatase yields MSSPTGPANGLPVRMPRPRPAGRHRRPEPAVAPEGAPALVLAVPGAPSAASRGLAEEILSIGRSELPGLDGRIGYLEGDDSEGSQFPSLAGVLTAVAHERAARAEFARAAGHEVAQATGPDAVVVPLLVGPDGDLLRRVRQALMDSSAAAELADVLGPHPLLAEGLHVRLSEAGLARADRARLFTVTTAADGIILATTGGEEAVQAAGITGMLLAARLAVPVKAAALDQEGSVAGIADQLRTEGSTQLALAPYLIGPEAADGLLDTACKEADCATAEVLGAYPALGKLAVAQYSAALGLTLGASAH; encoded by the coding sequence ATGAGCTCCCCCACTGGGCCCGCAAATGGCCTGCCCGTACGAATGCCGCGACCCCGCCCTGCCGGACGGCACCGCCGCCCCGAGCCCGCGGTGGCGCCCGAGGGCGCGCCCGCGCTGGTGCTCGCCGTGCCCGGTGCCCCTTCCGCCGCCTCGCGCGGGCTCGCGGAAGAGATCCTGAGCATCGGCCGCTCCGAGCTGCCCGGCCTGGACGGCCGGATCGGCTACCTGGAGGGTGACGACTCCGAAGGCTCGCAGTTCCCGTCCCTGGCCGGCGTGCTGACCGCCGTCGCGCACGAGCGCGCCGCGCGCGCCGAGTTCGCCCGCGCCGCCGGCCACGAGGTGGCGCAGGCGACCGGCCCGGACGCCGTGGTCGTGCCCCTGCTCGTCGGTCCCGACGGCGACCTGCTGCGGCGCGTCCGCCAGGCGCTGATGGACTCCTCGGCCGCCGCCGAGCTGGCCGACGTACTGGGCCCGCACCCGCTGCTCGCCGAGGGACTGCACGTGCGGCTCTCCGAGGCGGGGCTGGCCCGCGCCGACCGGGCCCGGCTGTTCACCGTCACCACCGCCGCCGACGGCATCATCCTGGCCACCACCGGTGGCGAGGAGGCCGTCCAGGCCGCCGGGATCACCGGCATGCTGCTGGCCGCGCGCCTCGCGGTGCCGGTGAAGGCCGCCGCACTGGACCAGGAGGGGTCGGTGGCCGGCATCGCCGACCAGCTGCGCACCGAAGGCTCGACCCAGCTGGCCCTGGCGCCGTACCTGATCGGCCCGGAGGCGGCCGACGGGCTGCTGGACACGGCGTGCAAGGAGGCCGACTGCGCCACCGCCGAGGTGCTGGGGGCCTACCCGGCGCTCGGCAAGCTGGCCGTCGCCCAGTACAGCGCCGCCCTCGGTCTCACCCTGGGCGCCTCCGCCCACTGA
- a CDS encoding FUSC family protein: MFVAPDPGLMRLRNSLRAVVGVGLAVAAAQAVGLSLTASITGGLAALLALFTVLDATVRAQRVTTALLPVAGFPVLAAATALHGLPLARDLSFLAVVFAGVYARRWGPRGHALGIFAFMNFFITQFLHAVPAQLPELFAAVGLALLAAGAARFVLWPIERRTPPPAAPPGLPGTGLARPTTRQAFQATAACAFALGIGQVLSEDRWYWAVGTAWWIFVNTASRGETLVRGFRRVVGTVTGIAAGLLVAVPLHGAPTPTAALVAVCVFGIFYTAAPSYSWMMFFVTVMAGLLYGLLGVLHPGLLLLRFQETAIGALGAALAVVLVLPVTTHAANDAWIQRALHCVRASTAASLDRLAGHPSADPAPHAAELELLLGRVRMALAPLVHPLSPLRARKARARQVLELLDACAREVRGLVAVAADPQASHDARLAAACWRVEAAVEALTAPQDGHLPAAPENTSRPPAPAEPVLAHLHGLEHALVALHVPLRTHPRAPLVVSA; encoded by the coding sequence ATGTTCGTGGCTCCGGACCCGGGGCTGATGAGGCTCAGGAACTCGCTGCGCGCGGTCGTCGGCGTGGGGCTCGCCGTCGCCGCGGCCCAAGCCGTGGGGCTCTCGCTGACCGCCTCGATCACCGGGGGGCTCGCCGCCCTGCTGGCGCTGTTCACCGTGCTCGACGCGACCGTGCGCGCCCAGCGGGTGACCACGGCCCTGCTGCCCGTGGCCGGATTCCCGGTCCTCGCCGCGGCCACCGCCCTGCACGGCCTGCCGCTCGCCCGCGACCTCTCCTTCCTCGCCGTCGTCTTCGCCGGTGTCTACGCACGGCGCTGGGGGCCCCGCGGCCACGCCCTCGGCATCTTCGCGTTCATGAACTTCTTCATCACGCAGTTCCTGCACGCGGTGCCCGCGCAACTGCCCGAGCTGTTCGCCGCCGTCGGGCTGGCCCTGCTCGCCGCGGGCGCCGCCCGGTTCGTGCTCTGGCCGATCGAGCGCCGTACGCCGCCGCCCGCCGCGCCGCCCGGCCTGCCGGGCACCGGCCTGGCCCGGCCCACCACCCGGCAGGCCTTCCAGGCCACGGCCGCCTGCGCCTTCGCGCTCGGCATCGGCCAGGTCCTCTCCGAGGACCGCTGGTACTGGGCCGTGGGCACCGCCTGGTGGATCTTCGTCAACACCGCCTCGCGGGGCGAGACCCTGGTCCGCGGCTTCCGCCGGGTCGTGGGCACCGTCACCGGCATCGCCGCCGGGCTGCTGGTCGCCGTACCGCTGCACGGTGCGCCGACGCCGACCGCCGCCCTGGTCGCCGTATGCGTCTTCGGGATCTTCTACACCGCCGCGCCGTCGTACTCCTGGATGATGTTCTTCGTCACCGTCATGGCCGGCCTGCTCTACGGACTCCTCGGCGTGCTGCACCCCGGCCTGCTCCTGCTGCGCTTCCAGGAGACCGCCATCGGCGCGCTCGGCGCCGCGCTCGCCGTGGTGCTGGTGCTGCCCGTCACCACGCACGCGGCCAACGACGCCTGGATCCAGCGCGCCCTGCACTGCGTACGGGCCTCCACGGCGGCCTCCCTCGACCGCCTCGCCGGACATCCCTCCGCCGACCCGGCCCCCCACGCCGCCGAACTGGAACTGCTCCTGGGCCGGGTACGGATGGCGCTCGCGCCCCTGGTGCACCCGCTCAGCCCGCTGCGCGCCCGCAAGGCCCGCGCACGGCAGGTGCTGGAGCTGCTCGACGCGTGCGCGCGCGAGGTGCGGGGCCTGGTGGCCGTCGCCGCCGACCCGCAGGCCTCGCACGACGCCCGGCTCGCCGCGGCGTGCTGGCGGGTCGAGGCGGCGGTGGAGGCGCTGACCGCGCCGCAGGACGGCCACCTGCCCGCCGCCCCGGAGAACACCTCCCGGCCGCCGGCCCCGGCGGAGCCCGTCCTGGCCCACCTGCACGGCCTGGAGCACGCCCTCGTAGCGCTGCACGTCCCGCTGCGCACGCACCCTCGCGCCCCGCTCGTCGTCAGCGCCTGA
- a CDS encoding DUF5988 family protein: MATMAALEGGPDDLPERLVPAPAPGEDVKVAHRGGYEHFKATSRFQDAAQGRVPVYEWWERTEIAE, from the coding sequence ATGGCGACCATGGCGGCCCTTGAGGGCGGCCCGGACGATCTTCCGGAGCGCCTCGTTCCGGCCCCCGCGCCGGGTGAGGACGTGAAAGTGGCGCACCGCGGCGGATACGAGCACTTCAAGGCCACGTCCCGCTTCCAGGACGCCGCGCAGGGACGGGTTCCCGTCTACGAGTGGTGGGAGCGCACGGAGATCGCCGAGTGA
- a CDS encoding SpoIIE family protein phosphatase — translation MPPDPQGGGDADPGPIRSEPGSLLEHVVVAVLGIDDEDRICYWGPGARNLFGHDAAAVLDRPASTLFPGRDPGAAARLAERARTLGYWRVRMPALHRDGTVFDCGFRVFPLTGSTGRSVVMGLASRSVELDRVKTNLAFLDALFETCPIGLVMLDEDLRYVHLNQALADMDGLALADHLGRRMTDIMLTSDGGEYQRLLRSVAQEGRTVVDTLVGLRTPGHPDRDQVRSVSLFPLSGAVGSRRGVGGLLVDVTDRERAIVEATAARQRLALLDRAAARIGTTLDVDVTARELVRSAVPEFSDASVVELVEWMHEPEVFDPRLPLVTRRIAWGTTLPPPADELLGGLERVTYPPGSGIHTMLETGRPLWFPVNDDFVTSTVAHEERARLLMESGLACILIAPLVARGTVQGITMFGRAASRPAFSEPDLSLAGELASRAALCLDNARLYSRVQDIALTLQRALLPSAPAAGPHADVAHRYLPGSRLTEVGGDWYDVIPLPGDELALLVGDVMGHGVPAAAAMGRLRITAKALARHTRDPAALLAELDTCAQEAGIELATCLCIFYDPHTGHARVASAGHPPPLLRHPDGTVERIGDVLGVPLGVGGVPFRSTGTRIPEGAVVALYTDGLVEARGQDIDTGIDALCDQLRAPVDRLEEAADRILSGLLPDTATDDTVLVLARLRRAPPAGPQ, via the coding sequence ATGCCACCGGACCCGCAGGGGGGTGGCGACGCCGATCCCGGCCCGATACGGTCGGAACCGGGCTCGCTGCTCGAACACGTGGTGGTCGCCGTCCTCGGCATCGACGACGAGGACCGGATCTGCTACTGGGGTCCCGGCGCGCGCAACCTCTTCGGCCACGACGCCGCGGCCGTACTGGACCGGCCCGCTTCGACGCTCTTCCCCGGACGGGATCCCGGCGCGGCCGCGCGGCTCGCCGAGCGCGCCCGCACCCTCGGCTACTGGCGCGTCCGGATGCCCGCGCTCCACCGGGACGGCACGGTGTTCGACTGCGGCTTCCGCGTCTTCCCGCTCACCGGCAGCACGGGCCGTTCCGTGGTGATGGGACTGGCGAGCCGCAGCGTCGAACTGGACCGGGTCAAGACCAACCTGGCCTTCCTCGACGCGCTCTTCGAGACCTGCCCGATCGGCCTGGTCATGCTCGACGAGGACCTGCGGTACGTCCACCTCAACCAGGCCCTCGCCGACATGGACGGCCTCGCCCTGGCCGACCACCTCGGCCGCCGCATGACGGACATCATGCTCACCTCCGACGGCGGCGAGTACCAGCGCCTGCTGCGGAGCGTCGCCCAGGAGGGCCGGACCGTGGTGGACACCCTCGTCGGACTGCGCACCCCCGGCCACCCCGACCGCGACCAGGTGCGGTCGGTGAGCCTGTTCCCGCTCAGCGGCGCGGTGGGCAGCCGGCGCGGCGTGGGCGGCCTGCTGGTGGACGTCACCGACCGCGAACGGGCCATCGTGGAGGCCACCGCGGCCCGGCAGCGGCTCGCGCTCCTGGACCGCGCCGCCGCCCGCATCGGCACCACCCTCGACGTGGACGTGACCGCGCGCGAGCTGGTCCGGTCCGCGGTCCCGGAGTTCAGCGACGCCTCCGTGGTGGAACTGGTGGAGTGGATGCACGAGCCGGAGGTCTTCGACCCCCGGCTGCCGCTCGTCACCCGCAGGATCGCGTGGGGCACGACCCTGCCGCCGCCCGCCGACGAGCTGCTCGGCGGCCTGGAGCGGGTCACGTACCCGCCCGGCTCCGGCATCCACACCATGCTCGAAACGGGCCGCCCGCTCTGGTTCCCGGTGAACGACGACTTCGTGACCAGCACCGTCGCCCACGAGGAACGGGCCCGGCTGCTCATGGAAAGCGGCCTCGCGTGCATCCTCATCGCCCCGCTGGTCGCCCGCGGCACCGTCCAGGGCATCACGATGTTCGGCCGCGCCGCGTCCCGCCCGGCCTTCTCCGAGCCCGACCTCAGCCTCGCGGGCGAGCTGGCCTCCCGCGCCGCCCTGTGCCTGGACAACGCCCGCCTCTACAGCCGCGTCCAGGACATCGCGCTCACCCTCCAGCGCGCCCTGCTGCCCAGCGCCCCCGCGGCGGGCCCCCACGCCGACGTCGCCCACCGCTACCTGCCCGGGAGCCGGCTCACGGAGGTCGGCGGCGACTGGTACGACGTCATCCCCCTGCCCGGCGACGAGCTGGCCCTGCTCGTCGGGGACGTGATGGGACACGGCGTGCCGGCCGCCGCCGCCATGGGACGGCTGCGCATCACGGCCAAGGCCCTCGCCCGGCACACCCGGGACCCCGCGGCCCTGCTCGCGGAGCTCGACACCTGCGCCCAGGAGGCGGGCATCGAGCTCGCGACGTGCCTGTGCATCTTCTACGACCCCCACACCGGCCACGCCCGCGTCGCCAGCGCCGGCCACCCCCCGCCCCTGCTGCGCCACCCGGACGGCACGGTGGAGAGGATCGGCGACGTCCTGGGGGTCCCCCTCGGGGTGGGCGGCGTACCGTTCCGCTCGACCGGGACGCGGATCCCCGAGGGCGCCGTCGTGGCGCTCTACACCGACGGGCTCGTCGAGGCCCGCGGCCAGGACATCGACACCGGCATCGACGCCCTGTGCGACCAGCTGCGGGCCCCCGTGGACCGTCTGGAGGAGGCCGCGGACCGGATCCTGTCCGGCCTGCTGCCCGACACCGCGACCGACGACACGGTCCTGGTCCTCGCACGGCTGCGCCGCGCCCCTCCCGCGGGGCCACAATGA
- a CDS encoding nitric oxide synthase oxygenase encodes MEILQQRSGTARERSGTAQVWEAAEEFIRLFHRENPDAGDLDARLAAVRAEIAQAGTYRHTPDELVHGARVAWRNSNRCIGRLYWNSLRVRDRRGLTDGDGIAEECFAHLREATNGGRVRPTITVFAPDAPDRPGPLIWSEQLIRYAGYGDHPSITVGDARNAPLTRALLDLGWPGGPGTPFDLLPLVVQGVDDKPRWFDTPADAVLEVPIRHPDGPDHWDDWGLRWHAVPAISNMCLEIGGIHYPAAPFNGWYMGTEIGARNLADTDRYNLLPAVARRLGLDTSSDRSLWKDRALVELNRAVLHSFDEAGVSISDHHTESRRFLSHLEREERKGREVGADWSWIVPPISGAATPVFHRTYEDRPSATAYVHHAGAHERAKGRDLV; translated from the coding sequence ATGGAAATCCTTCAACAGCGCTCGGGCACGGCTCGGGAGCGCTCGGGTACCGCTCAAGTGTGGGAGGCCGCCGAGGAGTTCATCCGGCTCTTCCACCGGGAGAACCCGGATGCCGGTGATCTCGACGCCCGGCTGGCGGCCGTGCGCGCCGAAATCGCCCAGGCCGGCACCTACCGGCACACCCCGGACGAGCTCGTCCACGGTGCCCGGGTGGCCTGGCGCAACAGCAACCGCTGCATAGGCAGGCTCTACTGGAACTCGCTGCGGGTCCGCGACCGCCGTGGGCTCACCGACGGCGACGGCATCGCCGAAGAGTGCTTCGCGCACCTGCGGGAAGCCACCAACGGCGGCCGGGTACGGCCCACCATCACCGTCTTCGCACCCGACGCCCCGGACCGCCCCGGGCCGCTCATCTGGAGCGAGCAGCTCATCCGCTACGCCGGGTACGGCGACCACCCCTCCATAACCGTCGGCGACGCCCGCAACGCGCCGCTCACCAGGGCGCTGCTCGACCTGGGCTGGCCGGGCGGCCCCGGTACCCCCTTCGACCTCCTGCCGCTCGTCGTCCAGGGCGTGGACGACAAGCCCCGCTGGTTCGACACCCCGGCGGACGCCGTGCTGGAGGTGCCGATCCGCCACCCGGACGGGCCCGACCACTGGGACGACTGGGGCCTGCGCTGGCACGCGGTCCCCGCCATCTCCAACATGTGCCTGGAGATCGGCGGCATCCACTATCCGGCCGCGCCGTTCAACGGCTGGTACATGGGCACCGAGATCGGCGCCCGCAACCTCGCCGACACCGACCGGTACAACCTGCTCCCCGCCGTCGCCCGCAGGCTGGGGCTCGACACCTCCAGCGACCGCTCGCTCTGGAAGGACCGGGCGCTGGTCGAGCTGAACCGTGCGGTCCTGCACTCCTTCGACGAGGCCGGCGTGAGCATCTCCGACCACCACACCGAGTCCCGGCGGTTCCTCTCGCACCTGGAGCGCGAGGAGCGCAAGGGACGGGAGGTGGGCGCCGACTGGTCCTGGATCGTGCCGCCGATCTCCGGGGCGGCGACCCCCGTCTTCCACCGCACGTACGAGGACCGGCCGAGCGCCACCGCGTACGTCCACCACGCCGGGGCCCACGAACGGGCCAAGGGACGGGACTTGGTCTAG
- a CDS encoding universal stress protein: protein MSVVLGYDESPGAERALGVALEVAAAFGEPLVLVYGAAAPGAAGEESRAHREAVRQAGRDALARAVAAADEAGVPSAVEVVDEKPAQALLDAAERHGARVVIVGTWGDSPLRGALLGSTPHKLLHLSPVPVLCVPTGQPG, encoded by the coding sequence ATGTCCGTGGTCCTGGGGTACGACGAATCGCCCGGCGCGGAACGCGCCCTCGGTGTCGCCCTGGAGGTCGCCGCAGCCTTCGGCGAGCCCCTCGTCCTCGTCTACGGTGCGGCCGCGCCCGGCGCCGCGGGCGAGGAGTCCCGGGCCCACCGCGAAGCCGTCCGCCAGGCCGGCCGCGACGCACTGGCCCGGGCCGTCGCGGCGGCGGACGAGGCGGGAGTCCCCTCGGCGGTGGAGGTCGTCGACGAGAAGCCCGCCCAAGCCCTCCTGGATGCCGCCGAACGCCACGGGGCGCGGGTCGTCATCGTCGGCACCTGGGGCGACAGCCCCCTGCGCGGCGCCCTCCTCGGCTCGACGCCGCACAAGCTGCTGCACCTGTCGCCGGTACCGGTGCTGTGCGTGCCGACCGGGCAGCCCGGGTAG
- a CDS encoding lactonase family protein — protein sequence MDGARSTDQGGGHRAYIGSFTSGGGRGITTAAVDPATGALTPLAVTGTAENPSCLTLAREPGVLYAVSEAEHGAVAAFRTGADGLTAHGPLVPVGASGPTHLSLAGQRLLTANYTSGSVSCIPLATDGAPGGPPAVLAHQGSGPDAERQQGPHAHQVLPDPSGRWVLSVDLGTDSVRVCALGPADGPLRLHAETKLRAGSGPRYLAFHPDGETVYVIHELEPLLSVCRWNARTGRLEATAEVAVLPEDVPADPRPYPSVVAVSPDGRFAWAAVRGVNTIAAFSLADGPAKPRLTGSTDCGGSWPRDLVVDGAGRRLYVANEWSGDVTWFDVDPLTGEPRAAGSIEVPAAACVVFGP from the coding sequence GTGGATGGCGCGCGCAGCACGGACCAGGGCGGCGGACACCGGGCCTACATCGGCTCGTTCACCTCGGGGGGCGGCCGCGGCATCACCACCGCGGCCGTGGATCCGGCCACCGGGGCGCTGACGCCCCTCGCGGTTACCGGGACCGCCGAGAACCCCTCCTGCCTCACCCTCGCGCGCGAGCCGGGCGTGCTCTACGCGGTGAGCGAGGCGGAGCACGGAGCGGTCGCGGCGTTCCGGACCGGGGCCGACGGGCTCACCGCCCACGGACCGCTCGTCCCCGTCGGCGCGTCGGGCCCCACCCACCTCAGCCTGGCGGGGCAGCGACTGCTGACCGCCAACTACACCTCGGGCAGCGTCAGCTGCATCCCGCTCGCCACGGACGGCGCCCCCGGTGGTCCTCCGGCCGTCCTGGCCCACCAGGGCTCGGGACCCGACGCGGAGCGGCAGCAGGGGCCGCACGCCCACCAGGTGCTGCCCGACCCCAGCGGCCGCTGGGTCCTCAGCGTGGACCTCGGAACCGACTCCGTAAGGGTCTGCGCCCTCGGCCCGGCCGACGGCCCGCTGCGCCTTCACGCGGAGACGAAGCTGCGGGCCGGGTCAGGACCCCGCTACCTGGCCTTCCACCCGGACGGGGAGACGGTCTACGTCATCCACGAGCTGGAGCCGCTGCTGAGCGTGTGCCGCTGGAACGCGCGGACCGGGCGGCTGGAGGCCACCGCCGAGGTCGCGGTGCTCCCCGAGGACGTCCCGGCGGACCCCCGGCCCTACCCCTCGGTCGTCGCCGTGTCGCCCGACGGGCGGTTCGCATGGGCTGCCGTACGGGGAGTGAACACCATCGCCGCGTTCTCCCTCGCCGACGGGCCCGCCAAGCCCCGGCTCACCGGGAGCACGGACTGCGGGGGCAGTTGGCCGCGCGACCTCGTCGTGGACGGGGCGGGGCGCAGGCTGTACGTGGCCAACGAATGGTCCGGCGACGTCACCTGGTTCGACGTGGACCCCCTGACCGGCGAGCCCCGGGCAGCGGGTTCGATCGAGGTCCCGGCCGCCGCATGCGTGGTCTTCGGGCCCTAG
- a CDS encoding PP2C family protein-serine/threonine phosphatase, with translation MPYAAVSALSHAGLLREHNEDSLVIGPWTLCATETRNPQMLVFPLGSPLVVAVADGIGGQPAGEVASALVVRRLAQLGPSLDGEEAVREALELCNRAVYDAADREPELAGMGTTVAGAVVLPESVLTFNVGDSRVLDASDAALRQVSVDDSPPLPPGRRTTSLLTQALGGARGFHAVTPHVRTSPLAVGARYLICTDGLTDPVPEDVLDGLLGDHDDGRAAFELWKAAIDAGGPDNITLALVRIGEA, from the coding sequence ATGCCGTACGCAGCCGTCAGCGCACTGAGCCACGCCGGGCTGCTGCGCGAGCACAACGAGGACAGCCTGGTCATCGGGCCGTGGACGCTGTGCGCCACCGAGACCCGCAACCCGCAGATGCTGGTGTTCCCGCTCGGCTCGCCGCTCGTCGTCGCGGTCGCCGACGGCATCGGCGGACAGCCGGCCGGCGAGGTGGCCAGTGCGCTCGTCGTACGGCGCCTCGCGCAGCTCGGGCCTTCGCTGGACGGCGAGGAGGCCGTCCGTGAGGCCCTGGAACTGTGCAACCGTGCCGTGTACGACGCCGCCGACCGCGAGCCGGAGCTGGCCGGCATGGGCACCACCGTCGCCGGCGCGGTCGTCCTGCCCGAGTCGGTGCTGACCTTCAACGTCGGCGACAGCAGGGTCCTCGACGCCTCGGACGCGGCGCTGCGCCAGGTGAGCGTCGACGACAGCCCGCCGCTGCCGCCGGGCCGCCGGACGACCTCCCTGCTCACCCAGGCCCTCGGCGGCGCCCGGGGCTTCCACGCCGTCACGCCGCACGTCCGTACCTCCCCCCTCGCCGTCGGGGCCCGCTACCTGATCTGCACGGACGGGCTGACCGACCCGGTGCCCGAGGACGTGCTGGACGGCCTGCTGGGGGACCACGACGACGGCCGGGCCGCCTTCGAGCTGTGGAAGGCCGCCATCGACGCGGGAGGGCCCGACAACATCACCCTGGCCCTCGTGCGCATCGGCGAGGCGTGA
- a CDS encoding uracil-DNA glycosylase, translated as MAARPLNEIVEPGWARALEPVAAQVAAMGDFLRAEIAAGRTYLPAGPNVLRAFQQPFDEVKVLIVGQDPFPTPGHAMGLSFSVAPEVSPWPPSLDNIFRELNADLGVPRPANGDLTPWTRQGVLLLNRALTTAPRKTGGHRGKGWEAVTEQAIRALAARGKPLVSVLWGRDARNLRPLLGELPAVESVHPSPMSAAGGFFGSRPFSKVNDLLVRQGAAPVDWRLPTAG; from the coding sequence GTGGCAGCACGACCGTTGAACGAGATCGTCGAGCCGGGCTGGGCCCGGGCTCTGGAGCCGGTGGCGGCGCAGGTCGCCGCGATGGGCGACTTCCTGCGCGCCGAGATCGCGGCGGGCAGAACCTACCTGCCCGCCGGGCCGAACGTGCTGCGCGCCTTCCAGCAGCCCTTCGACGAGGTCAAGGTGCTGATCGTCGGGCAGGACCCCTTCCCCACCCCGGGCCACGCGATGGGCCTGTCGTTCTCCGTCGCGCCCGAGGTCAGCCCCTGGCCGCCGAGCCTGGACAACATCTTCCGCGAGCTGAACGCTGACCTCGGCGTGCCGCGGCCGGCCAACGGCGACCTGACGCCGTGGACCCGCCAGGGCGTGCTGCTCCTCAACCGCGCGCTCACCACCGCCCCGCGCAAGACCGGCGGCCACCGGGGCAAGGGCTGGGAGGCGGTCACCGAACAGGCGATCCGGGCACTGGCCGCGCGCGGGAAGCCGCTGGTGTCGGTGCTGTGGGGGCGCGACGCGCGTAACCTGCGGCCGCTGCTGGGCGAGCTGCCGGCGGTGGAGTCCGTGCACCCCTCCCCCATGTCGGCCGCGGGCGGATTCTTCGGGTCCAGGCCGTTCAGCAAGGTGAACGACCTTCTGGTGCGTCAGGGCGCGGCTCCGGTGGACTGGCGCCTGCCGACGGCCGGTTGA
- a CDS encoding WD40/YVTN/BNR-like repeat-containing protein, which translates to MSDVLLLAGTRKGLFIGRRDGAGPWKFEGPHFNAQAVSAVAIDVRGSTPRLLAGGDSSHWGPSVFHSDDLGVTWREPTAAAVKFPQDTGASLERVWQLQPAGPEAPDVVYAGTEPAALFRSTDRGESFELVRALWEHPTRSRWVPGGGGEGLHTVITHPGDPDSVTVAVSTAGVFRTKDGGASWDPSNRGVSAVFLPDPQPEFGQCVHKVARDAADPDRLYLQNHWGVYRSDDAGDAWSDIGSGLPSDFGFAVAAHPHRPGTAYVFPLNADSDRVPAEHRCRVFRTEDAGANWEPLSKGLPAGEHYGTVLRDALCTDDADPAGIYFGNRNGELYASHDDGDSWQLLAEHLPDVLCVRAAVLPG; encoded by the coding sequence ATGTCCGATGTGCTACTGCTCGCGGGCACCCGCAAGGGGCTCTTCATCGGCCGGCGCGACGGGGCCGGTCCCTGGAAGTTCGAAGGGCCGCACTTCAACGCCCAGGCGGTCTCGGCCGTCGCCATCGACGTACGGGGCTCCACGCCGCGCCTGCTGGCGGGCGGAGACAGCTCCCACTGGGGGCCGTCCGTCTTCCACTCCGACGACCTCGGCGTCACCTGGCGCGAGCCGACCGCCGCCGCGGTGAAGTTCCCGCAGGACACCGGCGCCTCGCTGGAGCGGGTCTGGCAACTGCAACCGGCCGGACCGGAGGCCCCCGACGTGGTCTACGCCGGGACGGAGCCGGCCGCACTGTTCCGCTCGACCGACCGCGGGGAGTCCTTCGAACTGGTCCGCGCCCTGTGGGAACACCCCACCCGCTCGCGCTGGGTACCGGGCGGCGGTGGCGAGGGGCTCCACACGGTGATCACCCATCCGGGTGACCCGGACTCGGTCACGGTGGCCGTCTCCACGGCCGGCGTCTTCCGGACGAAGGACGGCGGCGCGAGCTGGGACCCGTCCAACCGGGGGGTCTCCGCGGTGTTCCTGCCCGACCCGCAGCCCGAGTTCGGGCAGTGCGTCCACAAGGTCGCCCGGGACGCCGCCGACCCCGACCGGCTGTACCTCCAGAACCACTGGGGGGTCTACCGCAGCGACGACGCCGGGGACGCCTGGAGCGACATCGGCTCCGGACTGCCCTCCGACTTCGGCTTCGCGGTGGCCGCCCACCCGCACCGCCCGGGCACCGCGTACGTCTTCCCCCTCAACGCCGACTCCGACCGGGTCCCGGCGGAGCACCGCTGCCGGGTCTTTCGCACCGAGGACGCGGGGGCGAACTGGGAACCGCTCTCGAAGGGCCTGCCGGCCGGGGAGCATTACGGCACGGTGCTGCGGGACGCGCTCTGCACGGACGACGCGGATCCGGCGGGCATCTACTTCGGCAACCGCAACGGCGAGCTGTACGCCAGCCACGACGACGGGGACAGCTGGCAACTGCTGGCCGAGCACCTGCCGGACGTGCTCTGCGTGCGGGCGGCGGTCCTGCCTGGGTAG